A region from the Rhinoderma darwinii isolate aRhiDar2 chromosome 2, aRhiDar2.hap1, whole genome shotgun sequence genome encodes:
- the LOC142741863 gene encoding phosphatidylinositol polyphosphate 5-phosphatase type IV-like, whose translation MPFWKKSKKYHVSQIPDKGNLMGDIPTMEEPNISLQKFSVIKDMADEKSSDLSHSKYCDITSKNTKKSAFSLLTRLRSKNIRKRNFGSSAVIGNRELDRYFPDRRLRLYVATWNMEGKDYPQNVEDLLLPSDDTKDIYVIGVQEGFGAVSKRIQDYKTITEGLRLPQIIPERINSNALDVTSRFDRVFWFGDLNFQLKEDRKNVESLLQKIEGKDMSSLLKHDHLNEAKNNGSIFLGFKEHTIDFLPTYKFDIGTDTYDTSAKQRIPSYTDRVLFKSQCEGDVRVLRYDSCPVLKTSDHRPVFGIFEVKIRPGSDDIPLAGGRFDRKIYVTGIRRKGQKK comes from the exons atgcccttttggaaaaaatctaagaaatatcatgtctcccaaattcctgataaaggaaatctgatgggagacataccaactatggaggagcctaacatctcgctccagaagttttctgtcatcaaagatatggcagatgaaaaatccagcgatcttagtcacagcaaatattgtgacattacgtcaaagaacaccaagaagagcgcattcagcctgctgacccgcctgcgctccaaaaatatccgtaaaag aaactttggcagcagcgctgtgatcggcaatagagaactggatcgctatttcccagatagacggttgagactatatgttgccacctggaatatggagggaaag gattacccgcaaaatgtggaggatctgctgttaccatcagatgatacgaaagacatttatgttattggcgttcaggaaggat ttggggcagtcagcaagaggatccaggactataaaaccatcactgagggtctccgtctgcctcaaattattccggaaagaatcaactccaatgcct tggacgtcaccagccgctttgatcgggtgttttggtttggagacctcaattttcaacttaaagaggacagaaaaaatgtggaatctcttctgcagaagatcgaaggaaaagatatgtccagtctcctcaaacacgaccatctgaatgaagccaagaacaatg ggtccatatttctagggttcaaggagcacaccattgatttccttcctacatataagtttgacattggcacagacacctatgatacatcagcaaagcagagaattccatcatatacg gacagggtgttgtttaaaagccaatgtgagggagatgtgcgagtcctgagatacgactcttgccctgttttgaagacctcagaccaccgacctgtttttggcatctttgaagtaaagatcaggcccggttcagatga catccccttggctggtggacgctttgatcgtaaaatctatgtaacgggcattaggaggaaaggacaaaaaaagtag